One Primulina tabacum isolate GXHZ01 chromosome 10, ASM2559414v2, whole genome shotgun sequence DNA segment encodes these proteins:
- the LOC142505218 gene encoding uncharacterized protein LOC142505218 codes for MDIEEWELLSDEGFLGIHDDGGKKINPKGNTVFHMNYFICPSNVVDSVPQHHPKNQLPPLSVHLLGSRIPKKPPDQESAVPQVEINKKITPPPTSTSNPVSQVCFKKMKEIEFVDIKVDSPWSGSASSRGFIPQIEGAAVFQFKEKEGQNAVPCDISEMEIKEDDTKDSKKGDGGGSNIWKWSLTGIGAICSLGVTVCCIIVFRSSCRMSNKNPQQNQKLQSQIRANDKRSKQGVNHASRLSEAVCAMRGVPIAKARITCGGHYDHAAI; via the exons ATGGATATTGAAGAGTGGGAGCTCCTCTCCGATGAGGGATTTCTTGGAATACATGATGATGGAGGGAAGAAGATTAATCCCAAGGGAAACACTGTTTTCCACATGAACTACTTCATATGTCCTTCGAATGTTGTTGATTCTGTTCCCCAGCACCATCCCAAGAATCAGCTCCCACCTCTCTCTGTTCATCTTCTGGGATCAAGAATCCCGAAGAAGCCACCAGATCAAGAATCTGCTGTACCACAGGTGGAGATCAATAAGAAGATCACGCCTCCACCAACATCAACATCAAACCCTGTTTCACAAGTTTGCTTCAAAAAAATGAAGGAGATTGAATTTGTCGACATCAAAGTGGACTCACCATGGTCCGGTAGTGCTAGCAGTAGGGGATTCATTCCCCAGATCGAAGGCGCTGCTGTTTTTCAATTCAAAGAAAAGGAGGGCCAGAACGCCGTTCCTTGTGATATTTCAGAAATGGAGATCAAGGAAGACGATACCAAAGATTCAAAGAAAGGCGATGGAGGTGGATCGAATATATGGAAATGGAGCTTAACTGGGATCGGTGCTATTTGCTCCCTCGGAGTCACTGTTTGCTGCATCATCGTTTTCCGCAGCAGCTGCAGGATGAGTAACAAAAATCCTCAGCAGAATCAAAAGCTTCAATCACAAATTCGCGCCAATGACAAG AGGAGCAAACAAGGGGTAAACCATGCAAGTAGGCTCAGTGAAGCAGTTTGTGCGATGAGAGGAGTTCCAATAGCTAAAGCACGCATCACTTGCGGGGGTCACTACGATCATGCAGCTATCTGA
- the LOC142505909 gene encoding glutamate dehydrogenase B: MNALAATNRNFKLAARLLGLDLKLEQSLLIPFREIKVECTIPKDDGSLASFVGFRVQHDNARGPMKGGIRYHPEVEPDEVNALAQLMTWKTAVANIPYGGAKGGIGCNPSALSLSELERLTRVFTQKIHDVIGAHTDVPAPDMGTGPQTMAWMLDEYSKFHGYSPAVVTGKPIDLGGSLGRDAATGRGVLFATQALLEEYGKTIAGQRVVVQGFGNVGSWAAQLISEQGGIVTAVSDITGAVRNRNGLDIPRLVKHTKENTGVKGFDGGDSIDPSSILVEDCDILIPAALGGVINRDNAKDIKAKFIIEAANHPTDPEADEILSEKGVVVLPDIYANSGGVTVSYFEWVQNIQGFMWDEDKVNNELKTYMRKGFKDVKEMCNSLSCHLRMGAFCLGVNRVARATVLRGWEA; this comes from the exons ATGAATGCCTTGGCAGCAACCAACCGAAACTTCAAACTGGCAGCCCGGCTGTTGGGATTGGACTTAAAACTTGAACAGAGTTTACTAATACCATTTCGGGAAATCAAG GTTGAGTGTACCATACCAAAAGATGATGGGAGCTTGGCATCTTTTGTGGGATTCAGGGTTCAGCACGACAATGCTCGAGGCCCGATGAAAGGAGGCATCAGATACCATCCAGAG GTTGAGCCAGATGAAGTGAATGCCCTGGCACAGCTGATGACTTGGAAGACTGCTGTGGCAAACATTCCTTATGGGGGTGCTAAAGGAGGAATAGGATGTAACCCATCAGCTTTGTCCCTTTCGGAGCTGGAAAGATTGACCAGAGTTTTCACTCAAAAAATACATGACGTCATTGGAGCTCACACGGATGTTCCAGCACCTGATATGGGAACTGGTCCGCAGACAATGGCTTGGATGCTGGATGAGTACTCGAAGTTTCATGGCTATTCACCTGCAGTAGTGACAGGAAAGCCCATT GATCTCGGTGGATCCCTCGGCAGAGATGCAGCTACAGGAAGAGGTGTCTTGTTCGCAACACAAGCACTACTCGAGGAATATGGCAAGACCATCGCAGGCCAACGAGTTGTTGTGCAG GGGTTTGGAAACGTAGGATCTTGGGCTGCTCAGCTAATTAGCGAGCAGGGAGGAATAGTAACTGCGGTAAGTGACATCACAGGAGCTGTAAGGAACAGAAATGGACTTGACATACCAAGGCTTGTGAAACACACGAAAGAAAACACTGGTGTGAAAGGATTCGATGGCGGGGATTCCATTGATCCTAGTTCAATTTTGGTGGAGGACTGCGACATTCTTATCCCTGCAGCCCTTGGAGGGGTGATCAACAG AGACAATGCCAAAGATATCAAAGCCAAATTCATCATTGAAGCAGCTAATCATCCAACTGATCCTGAGGCTGATGAG ATATTGTCTGAGAAGGGGGTAGTTGTCCTTCCAGACATATATGCAAACAGCGGGGGTGTGACGGTTAGCTATTTCGAGTGGGTTCAAAACATTCAAGGGTTCATGTGGGACGAGGATAAAGTGAACAATGAGCTGAAGACATACATGAGAAAGGGATTCAAAGATGTTAAAGAGATGTGCAACTCTCTTAGCTGTCATCTTAGAATGGGCGCCTTCTGCCTCGGTGTGAACCGAGTTGCCAGGGCCACAGTACTCAGAGGGTGGGAAGCATAA
- the LOC142505894 gene encoding ethylene-responsive transcription factor ERN1-like — translation MEIQFEQKESKNGNKMLKNGKNKSRNKFVGVRQRASGRWVAEIKDTTQKIRMWLGTFETAEEAARAYDEAACLLRGSNTRTNFVTSHLQSSQNSPLASRIRNLLNTKRKSNTINSKNQESCLTSTAAAVADDCQDTSAATSTDTTTSTTTAATTIFECADDHSNYTMFEDVYKPDFSHFELPWTEIICGGGGFGTMFDDNICLSEFERMKVERQISASLYAINGVQEYMDMESTTDHQPTFMWDLPPICPLPC, via the coding sequence ATGGAGATTCAGTTCGAGCAGAAAGAAAGCAAGAACGGCAACaaaatgctgaaaaatggaaagaaCAAGAGCAGGAACAAATTCGTAGGAGTGAGGCAAAGGGCCTCGGGGAGATGGGTTGCCGAGATCAAAGACACGACGCAGAAGATTCGTATGTGGCTGGGCACTTTCGAGACGGCGGAAGAAGCTGCCCGCGCCTATGACGAGGCCGCCTGTCTCCTGCGCGGCTCCAACACCCGCACGAATTTCGTCACATCTCATCTTCAATCCTCACAAAACTCCCCGCTCGCATCCAGGATCAGGAATCTTTTGAACACCAAGAGAAAATCTAACACCATCAATTCGAAAAACCAAGAATCATGCCTTACCAGTACCGCTGCTGCTGTTGCTGACGATTGTCAAGACACGAGCGCCGCTACTAGTACAGATACTACTACCAGTaccaccactgctgctaccaccattTTCGAGTGTGCTGATGATCATAGTAACTATACGATGTTCGAAGATGTGTATAAGCCGGATTTCAGCCATTTTGAACTGCCCTGGACAGAGATTATATGTGGGGGCGGGGGCTTTGGGACGATGTTCGATGATAACATTTGCTTATCAGAATTCGAGCGGATGAAAGTCGAAAGACAGATATCAGCATCGCTTTACGCCATCAATGGTGTGCAAGAATATATGGACATGGAGTCTACCACTGATCATCAACCCACCTTTATGTGGGATCTTCCTCCTATATGTCCCCTTCCATGTTAA
- the LOC142505079 gene encoding pentatricopeptide repeat-containing protein At1g77405, whose translation MFRSPPLCRCFVTQTSTIAKQVLQAIIQNKPFNTALPHHHLIWTSESVIQVLRFIPLHLFQSFRSIGRQKPSRHRSPLKQRNLKQESVKYKKGSLILGPAAHRNPKKLNHGLEKALEFYYWVETHFRFQHNEQTCKEMALVLVKGNRLNLLWDFLKNMSRRSEKCNLVTTATMTCLIKALGEEGLANEALSAFYRMKQFHCKPDVYAYNTIIYALCQVGFFKRARFLLEQMELPGFRYPPDAFTYTVLISSYCRYAMETACRKATRRRMWEANHLFRLMLFKGFVPDVVTYNSLINGCCKTSRIGRALELFDEMSRRGCVPNRITYNSFIRYYSVVNEVEKAIEMLRIMQKRNHGVPTSSSYTPIIHALCEAGRVIEARDFLVELVEGGSIPREYTYKLVCDALESNGKMDLLEKGFRVLVESGIENRVKEAIKVKPSLSQERASYKTFTSSI comes from the coding sequence ATGTTTAGATCGCCGCCGCTCTGCCGCTGTTTTGTCACCCAAACTAGTACCATCGCGAAACAAGTTCTGCAAGCAATAATCCAAAACAAGCCCTTCAACACCGCTCTTCCTCACCACCACCTCATTTGGACCTCAGAAAGCGTTATTCAAGTCCTAAGGTTTATCCCATTACACCTGTTTCAATCCTTCAGATCCATCGGCCGGCAAAAGCCCTCCCGACACCGCTCCCCACTCAAACAAAGGAACCTCAAACAAGAATCCGTTAAATACAAGAAGGGTTCTCTCATTCTTGGCCCGGCAGCTCATAGAAACCCCAAGAAATTGAATCATGGACTGGAAAAGGCACTAGAGTTTTACTATTGGGTTGAAACCCATTTCAGGTTTCAACACAATGAGCAAACCTGTAAGGAGATGGCTCTTGTTCTAGTTAAAGGGAATAGATTGAATTTACTGTGGGATTTCTTGAAAAACATGTCGCGGAGGTCAGAAAAATGCAATCTTGTTACAACTGCAACCATGACTTGCTTGATCAAAGCTTTAGGGGAAGAAGGTTTAGCGAATGAGGCTTTGTCAGCATTTTATAGGATGAAGCAATTTCACTGCAAGCCTGACGTTTATGCTTATAATACCATAATTTACGCCCTTTGTCAAGTTGGTTTTTTCAAAAGAGCGAGATTCTTGCTGGAACAAATGGAGTTGCCTGGGTTTCGATATCCCCCTGATGCCTTTACATACACGGTTTTGATTAGTTCTTATTGTAGGTATGCCATGGAAACCGCATGTCGAAAAGCTACACGTAGACGTATGTGGGAGGCGAATCATTTGTTTCGATTAATGTTGTTTAAAGGGTTTGTTCCAGATGTCGTGACTTACAATTCTCTGATCAATGGTTGTTGTAAGACTAGTAGGATTGGGAGAGCACTGGAACTGTTTGACGAAATGTCTAGAAGAGGATGTGTACCTAACAGAATTACTTATAATTCCTTCATTAGATACTACAGTGTAGTGAATGAGGTTGAAAAGGCTATTGAGATGTTGAGAATTATGCAAAAAAGGAATCATGGGGTGCCAACTTCAAGTTCATATACACCTATAATTCATGCCTTATGTGAAGCAGGGAGGGTGATTGAGGCAAGGGATTTCTTGGTTGAGCTTGTTGAGGGAGGGTCAATTCCTAGGGAGTATACTTATAAGTTAGTGTGTGATGCCCTAGAGTCAAACGGAAAGATGGATTTGCTAGAAAAGGGCTTTCGTGTGCTTGTTGAAAGTGGTATTGAGAATCGGGTAAAAGAGGCGATCAAGGTGAAACCATCTTTGAGCCAAGAAAGAGCCTCATATAAGACCTTCACATCAAGCATATAA
- the LOC142505907 gene encoding casein kinase 1-like protein HD16: protein MPELRSGARRSKRLVDLQPTHQPTNPEENCLTPVQNRTRRRGRGRGNAAAVTKGPSAVTPARPTAAGRGRGIRLIDLDPEPPCVVLPQPVGIGAGEQPLNIIEGVEDKKIGMEGGSADKVMGVEEEVSATPVPDRVQVGNSPMYKTERKLGKGGFGQVYVGRRVSGGTERTGPDAIEVALKFEHRNSKGCNYGPPYEWQVYNTLNGCYGIPWVHYKGRQGDFYILVMDMLGPSLWDVWNSLGQSMSPNMVACIAVEAISILEKLHLKGFVHGDVKPENFLLGQPASTDEKKLYLIDLGLASKWKDASSGQHVEYDQRPDIFRGTIRYASVHAHLGRTGSRRDDLESLAYTLIFLIKGRLPWQGYQGDNKSFLVCKKKMATSPELMCCFCPAPFKQFLEAVTNMKFDEEPNYPKLISFFESLIEPCTSLRPIRIDGALKVGQKRGRMLINLEEDEQPKKKIRLGSPATQWISVYNARRPMKQRYHYNVADSRLRQHVEKGNEDGLHISCVASALNLWALIMDAGTGFSLQVYELSAVFLHKDWIMEQWEKNYYISAIAGAANGSSLVVMSKGTPYTQQSYKVSESFPFKWINKKWKEGFHVTSMTTAGSRWGVVMSRNSGYSEQVVELDFLYPSEGIHRRWENGYRITSMAATADQAAFILSIPRRKIMDEAQETLRTSAFPSTHVKEKWSKNLYIASICYGRTVC, encoded by the exons GTAACTAAAGGTCCATCTGCAGTAACACCAGCTAGGCCAACTGCTGCTGGTCGAGGTCGGGGCATTAGGTTGATTGATTTAGACCCAGAGCCACCTTGTGTGGTTCTTCCGCAACCTGTTGGCATTGGTGCTGGGGAGCAGCCTCTCAACATAATAGAGGGTGTTGAAGATAAGAAAATTGGCATGGAGGGTGGGAGTGCGGATAAAGTAATGGGAGTTGAAGAAGAAGTGAGCGCTACTCCAGTACCAGATAGG GTACAAGTGGGCAATTCTCCCATGTATAAGACAGAAAGGAAACTAGGTAAGGGTGGATTTGGCCAAGTTTATGTTGGCCGAAGGGTAAGCGGTGGCACTGAAAGAACAGGACCAGATGCAATCGAG GTCGCACTTAAGTTTGAACACCGAAATAGTAAAGGCTGCAATTATGGCCCTCCATATGAATGGCAGGTGTACAA CACGTTGAACGGTTGCTATGGGATTCCATGGGTTCACTACAAGGGTCGTCAAGGAGATTTTTACATCTTG GTCATGGACATGCTTGGACCCAGTCTTTGGGATGTTTGGAATTCCTTGGGCCAGTC AATGTCTCCAAATATGGTGGCCTGCATCGCTGTTGAGGCTATATCCATTCTTGAGAAGCTTCATCTTAAGGG ATTTGTGCATGGAGATGTGAAGCCGGAGAACTTTTTACTTGGTCAACCTGCAAGCACTGATGAGAAAAAGCTGTATCTCATTGATCTTGGTTTGG CTTCCAAGTGGAAAGATGCATCATCTGGTCAGCATGTTGAATATGATCAGAGGCCAGACATATTCAG AGGCACAATAAGATATGCTAGTGTACATGCACATTTGGGCCGCACAGGAAGCAGGAGGGACGATCTCGAGTCATTAGCCTACACTCTGATATTTCTTATTAAGGGAAGGTTACCTTGGCAAGGCTATCAG GGTGACAACAAAAGTTTCCTAGTCTGCAAAAAGAAAATGGCTACGTCTCCAGAGTTGATGTGTTGCTTTTGCCCCGCTCCATTTAAGCAGTTCCTTGAGGCTGTTACTAATATGAAGTTTGACGAGGAGCCAAATTATCCAAAACTGATATCTTTTTTTGAGTCTCTCATTGAACCATGCACATCATTGAGACCGATACGAATTGATGGAGCACTCAAG GTTGGGCAAAAGCGTGGGAGGATGCTCATTAACTTGGAAGAAGATGAGCAACCAAAGAAGAAAATACGCCTTGGTAGCCCAGCTACTCAGTGGATTTCAGTTTATAACGCTCGGCGACCCATGAAACAGAG ATACCACTACAATGTTGCGGATTCAAGGCTCCGTCAACATGTAGAGAAGGGCAACGAAGATGGGTTGCATATTAGCTGTGTGGCATCAGCTTTAAACCTCTGGGCCTTGATAATGGACGCTGGGACAGGTTTCAGTTTGCAAGTGTATGAGCTTTCTGCTGTCTTTCTTCACAAG GATTGGATCATGGAGCAGTGGGAGAAAAATTATTACATCAGTGCAATAGCTGGTGCAGCTAATGGAAGTTCACTGGTGGTTATGTCTAAAG GAACTCCTTACACCCAACAGTCGTATAAAGTTAGCGAATCATTTCCATTCAAGTGGATTAATAAAAAATGGAAGGAAGGTTTCCATGTCACATCCATGACTACCGCCGGCAGTCGCTGGGGTGTTGTAATGTCCAGAAATTCTGGATATTCTGAGCAG GTTGTGGAGCTTGATTTTCTGTACCCTAGTGAGGGAATACATCGTAGATGGGAAAATGGCTACAGAATAACCTCCATGGCTGCTACGGCTGATCAAGCAGCCTTCATACTTAGTATACCCAGACGTAAAATCATGGATGAGGCTCAGGAGACCCTTCGCACATCTGCCTTCCCTAGCACCCACGTAAAG GAAAAGTGGTCCAAAAATCTCTACATAGCATCAATATGCTACGGTCGTACCGTTTGCTGA
- the LOC142505232 gene encoding superoxide dismutase [Cu-Zn] 2, protein MGTVKAVAIISGADNDVRGAVHFIQRTTACGEGTQVEGRISGLSPGLHAFHIHALGDTTNGCISTGPHFNPLKKDHGSPTDEERHAGDLGNIVVGSDGVAVISIIDKQIPLSGVHSILGRAVVVHADPDDLGRGGHELSKTTGNAGARVGCGIIGLQSSV, encoded by the exons ATGGGCACAGTTAAAGCGGTGGCAATCATCTCCGGCGCAGACAACGACGTCAGAGGCGCCGTCCACTTCATCCAGCGCACCACCGCAT GCGGCGAAGGTACCCAAGTGGAAGGAAGAATCAGTGGGCTGAGTCCGGGTCTTCATGCTTTCCATATTCATGCTCTTGGTGACACTACAAATGGCTGCATTTCCACTG GGCCTCATTTCAACCCGTTAAAGAAGGATCATGGATCTCCAACAGACGAAGAGCGTCATGCCGGTGATCTGGGGAACATAGTTGTTGGCTCAGATG GGGTTGCTGTGATTTCAATTATAGACAAGCAG ATACCTCTAAGCGGCGTGCATTCCATTTTGGGGAGAGCCGTCGTCGTGCATGCTGATCCTGATGACCTTGGAAGAG GCGGACACGAGCTCAGCAAGACAACTGGAAACGCTGGTGCAAGAGTAGGATGCG GTATCATCGGGCTTCAGTCATCTGTCTAA
- the LOC142505231 gene encoding eukaryotic translation initiation factor NCBP-like → MELAAADQKQADYGMPLPPPAADVDSQIAALELHPLKHKFVFWYTRRTPGVRSQTSYEDNIKKIVDFSTVEDFWICYCHLARPSTLPSPTDLHLFKDGIRPLWEDSANCNGGKWIIRFKKAVSGRFWEDLVLALIGDQLDYGDNICGAVLSIRFNEDILSVWNRNASDNQAVMGLRDSIKRHLKIPHTYVMEYKPHDASLRDHSSYRNTWLRG, encoded by the exons ATGGAATTGGCAGCAGCAGATCAGAAACAGGCCGATTACGGCATGCCTTTACCGCCTCCGGCTGCCGACGTGGATTCGCAAATCGCAGCCCTGGAACTCCATCCTCTCAAA CACAAATTTGTGTTCTGGTATACTCGTCGGACTCCAGGAGTCAGAAGTCAAACATCATATGAGGACAATATTAAGAAGATTGTGGACTTTAGTACA GTCGAAGATTTCTGGATCTGCTATTGTCACCTAGCTCGCCCCTCAACATTGCCTAGTCCAACTGACTTGCATCTGTTCAAGGACGGCATTCGTCCTCTATGGGAG GATTCTGCTAACTGCAATGGTGGGAAGTGGATTATTAGATTTAAAAAGGCTGTGTCTGGCCGTTTCTGGGAGGATCTG GTTCTAGCTTTGATAGGAGATCAACTTGATTACGGTGATAACATATGTGGAGCAGTCCTAAGTATTCGTTTCAATGAGGATATATTGAGTGTGTGGAACCGCAATGCATCTGATAATCAG GCGGTGATGGGGCTGAGGGATTCTATCAAGAGGCATTTGAAAATTCCTCACACCTATGTAATGGAATACAAGCCCCATGATGCTTCCTTACGAGACCACTCGTCGTACCGTAACACTTGGTTGAGAGGATAG
- the LOC142505413 gene encoding adenylyl-sulfate kinase 3-like isoform X3, which yields MSSVGHSTNIFWHECPIGKVDREKLLNQQGCVVWITGLSGSGKSTLACSLGRQLHSRGKLSYVLDGDNLRHGLNKNLGFLPEHRMENIRRVGEVAKLFADGGLICIASLISPYRKDREACRALLPKENFIEVFLNMPLELCEGRDPKGLYKLARAGKIKVSGFTGVDDPYEPPLNCEIELQQKDGICPTPNEMAGEVVSYLEDKGYLIADSPVITNQLT from the exons atgtctTCTGTGGGCCATTCAACTAACATCTTTTGGCACGAATGTCCCATCGGGAAGGTAGATAGGGAAAAGCTGCTTAATCAACAGGGATGTGTCGTATGGATCACTGGTCTCAGCGGATCAG GAAAAAGCACACTTGCATGTTCACTCGGCAGACAGTTGCATTCCCGTGGTAAACTTTCCTATGTTCTCGATGGGGACAACCTTAGGCATGGTCTAAACAAGAACTTGGGTTTCTTACCAGAACATCGAATGGAAAATATACGCAGGGTCG GTGAAGTAGCAAAGCTTTTTGCTGATGGTGGGTTAATTTGCATTGCTAGTCTTATATCTCCTTATCGTAAAGACAGAGAAGCTTGCCGTGCCCTCTTaccaaaagaaaattttattgaG GTCTTTTTGAACATGCCTCTTGAGTTATGTGAAGGCCGAGATCCAAAAGGTCTTTACAAGCTTGCGCGGGCTGGGAAGATCAAAG TTTCAGGTTTTACCGGAGTAGATGATCCGTATGAACCTCCTTTGAACTGTGAG ATTGAATTACAACAGAAGGATGGAATCTGCCCCACACCTAATGAGATGGCTGGTGAAGTTGTATCTTACCTGGAAGATAAAGGATATCTCATAGCTGACTCCCCTGTGATCACCAACCAACTCACTTAA
- the LOC142505412 gene encoding uncharacterized protein LOC142505412, with translation MQAYGYFVLSRTTSQSRSRPQFTASAAASGQRNHYAVLGVSPNASTSDIKKAYRLLALKYHPDVNKEVGANEAFKSIRLAYDILVKETTRNEYDRALKHQETGRRPLGDEWGSNLAYEGGIKFYKWASDRRKMRNEKYWEQQYNEEQQYYNNPNKFSEKENLNEERGSFVEVLRSAFLSLFLMQIVGVRLSLTFSSLVALIDHELDAGYKFGYLFAWILGGRGGILLTMFLSFASWVCGKTSSSVVALVVIAMWFGATLARYIPLPQGALLTLLYMSIKLQVDLN, from the exons ATGCAGGCCTACGGTTACTTCGTGTTGAGCCGCACCACCTCCCAGAGCCGGAGCCGACCTCAATTCACGGCGTCCGCCGCCGCCAGCGGCCAGAGGAATCACTATGCCGTGCTGGGGGTCTCGCCTAACGCTTCGACCTCCGATATCAAGAAAGCCTACCGTCTCCTCGCTCTCAAG TATCACCCAGATGTTAACAAGGAAGTAGGAGCAAACGAGGCTTTCAAGAGTATCCGCCTTGCATATGAT ATTCTGGTTAAGGAAACAACAAGAAATGAGTATGATCGAGCCCTGAAACATCAAGAAACTGGCAGAAGGCCTTTGGGTGATGAATGGGGCTCTAATCTGGCTTATGAAGGTGGAATAAAGTTTTATAAATGGGCTTCCGATAGGCGTAAAATGCGAAATGAAAAGTATTGGGAGCAGCAGTATAATGAAGAACAGCAATATTATAACAACCCTAACAAGTTTTCTGAGAAAGAAAACCTAAATGAGGAAAGAGGCTCTTTCGTCGAGGTGCTAAGATCAGCTTTCCTCTCTCTGTTTCTGATGCAGATTGTGGGAGTTCGATTATCTCTCACGTTTAGCAGCCTTGTGGCTTTGATTGACCACGAATTGGATGCAGGATATAAGTTTGGTTACTTATTCGCGTGGATACTAGGAGGGAGAGGTGGTATTTTGCTTACCATGTTCCTGTCATTCGCAAGTTGGGTTTGTGGCAAAACAAGTAGCAGCGTTGTTGCTCTGGTGGTAATTGCCATGTGGTTTGGCGCAACTCTTGCAAGGTATATTCCACTTCCCCAAGGTGCTCTCCTTACTCTTTTGTATATGTCAATAAAGCTACAAGTTGATCTAAATTaa
- the LOC142505413 gene encoding adenylyl-sulfate kinase 3-like isoform X1, translated as MDHLIPSAAAYAMRKEEYFILMSSVGHSTNIFWHECPIGKVDREKLLNQQGCVVWITGLSGSGKSTLACSLGRQLHSRGKLSYVLDGDNLRHGLNKNLGFLPEHRMENIRRVGEVAKLFADGGLICIASLISPYRKDREACRALLPKENFIEVFLNMPLELCEGRDPKGLYKLARAGKIKVSGFTGVDDPYEPPLNCEIELQQKDGICPTPNEMAGEVVSYLEDKGYLIADSPVITNQLT; from the exons ATGGATCATTTGATTCCAAGTGCTGCCGCGTATGCCATGA GAAAAGAagagtattttattttaatgtctTCTGTGGGCCATTCAACTAACATCTTTTGGCACGAATGTCCCATCGGGAAGGTAGATAGGGAAAAGCTGCTTAATCAACAGGGATGTGTCGTATGGATCACTGGTCTCAGCGGATCAG GAAAAAGCACACTTGCATGTTCACTCGGCAGACAGTTGCATTCCCGTGGTAAACTTTCCTATGTTCTCGATGGGGACAACCTTAGGCATGGTCTAAACAAGAACTTGGGTTTCTTACCAGAACATCGAATGGAAAATATACGCAGGGTCG GTGAAGTAGCAAAGCTTTTTGCTGATGGTGGGTTAATTTGCATTGCTAGTCTTATATCTCCTTATCGTAAAGACAGAGAAGCTTGCCGTGCCCTCTTaccaaaagaaaattttattgaG GTCTTTTTGAACATGCCTCTTGAGTTATGTGAAGGCCGAGATCCAAAAGGTCTTTACAAGCTTGCGCGGGCTGGGAAGATCAAAG TTTCAGGTTTTACCGGAGTAGATGATCCGTATGAACCTCCTTTGAACTGTGAG ATTGAATTACAACAGAAGGATGGAATCTGCCCCACACCTAATGAGATGGCTGGTGAAGTTGTATCTTACCTGGAAGATAAAGGATATCTCATAGCTGACTCCCCTGTGATCACCAACCAACTCACTTAA
- the LOC142505413 gene encoding adenylyl-sulfate kinase 3-like isoform X2, with protein MDHLIPSAAAYAMRKEEYFILMSSVGHSTNIFWHECPIGKVDREKLLNQQGCVVWITGLSGSGKSTLACSLGRQLHSRGKLSYVLDGDNLRHGLNKNLGFLPEHRMENIRRVGEVAKLFADGGLICIASLISPYRKDREACRALLPKENFIEVFLNMPLELCEGRDPKGLYKLARAGKIKGFTGVDDPYEPPLNCEIELQQKDGICPTPNEMAGEVVSYLEDKGYLIADSPVITNQLT; from the exons ATGGATCATTTGATTCCAAGTGCTGCCGCGTATGCCATGA GAAAAGAagagtattttattttaatgtctTCTGTGGGCCATTCAACTAACATCTTTTGGCACGAATGTCCCATCGGGAAGGTAGATAGGGAAAAGCTGCTTAATCAACAGGGATGTGTCGTATGGATCACTGGTCTCAGCGGATCAG GAAAAAGCACACTTGCATGTTCACTCGGCAGACAGTTGCATTCCCGTGGTAAACTTTCCTATGTTCTCGATGGGGACAACCTTAGGCATGGTCTAAACAAGAACTTGGGTTTCTTACCAGAACATCGAATGGAAAATATACGCAGGGTCG GTGAAGTAGCAAAGCTTTTTGCTGATGGTGGGTTAATTTGCATTGCTAGTCTTATATCTCCTTATCGTAAAGACAGAGAAGCTTGCCGTGCCCTCTTaccaaaagaaaattttattgaG GTCTTTTTGAACATGCCTCTTGAGTTATGTGAAGGCCGAGATCCAAAAGGTCTTTACAAGCTTGCGCGGGCTGGGAAGATCAAAG GTTTTACCGGAGTAGATGATCCGTATGAACCTCCTTTGAACTGTGAG ATTGAATTACAACAGAAGGATGGAATCTGCCCCACACCTAATGAGATGGCTGGTGAAGTTGTATCTTACCTGGAAGATAAAGGATATCTCATAGCTGACTCCCCTGTGATCACCAACCAACTCACTTAA